Sequence from the Pyxidicoccus trucidator genome:
CGCACCGCGCCGGCAAGGAGGAGCTGGAGAGCCTCTATTCCCGGTGGGAAGCGGCGCAGGAGAAGCTGGCGGAGGCGTCCGCGTCGCTCGGCTGACGGAGGCCAGATGGGGGTGTGGTATCTTTTCCACGCCGGTGAACTGGTTATCCCGCCCGTCCCCCTGAACGACTCCCGGCACTTCGCGCCATGTCACAGCCTGTCCTGTCGCCGCCGCGCTCCCCTCCCTGTCCGAATCGGCTCTCGTTGCTCTGGGCGTTTCTCGCCGAGAAGGGGAACAGGGAACGGTTCGCCTGGCGTGTCGCCCAGCAGTATGGGGACATCGTCTGGCTGAATCTTCCGAAGGAGAGCCTGTACCTCGTCAGCAACCCCGCCTACATCAAGCACTTCCTCGTCGCTCAGGGGGAGGACAACTATCACAAGCAGGGCTTCAGGCCCGGCATCGTGGCGGGCGAGGCCCTGTCGTCGACGAGCAACGGCGCCTTCTGGAAACGGCACCGCCGGATGGTCCAACCGGCCTTCCAGCGGGCCCGGCTGCTCTCCAGCGTGCCCCTCATCGCGGACGCGGTGCGGCGGGTGCTGGACCGCCACTGGGAGCCCCTCCTGCGCAGCGGCGAGCCCATTCTCATGCTGCGGGAGATGTCGCGGCTCGTCCTCTCGGTCATGTCGCAGCTCATCTGCTCCGAGGACCCGAGCGACGAGGTCTCCGAGCTGGTGTGGCGCTACCTCGTGCCCGCCATCTACCCGCGCCCGCCGCATCGCCTGCTGATGAAGCGGAAGTATCCCGACCTGCTGGCGACGGCCCACAAGCTGGACGCCTTCGCCTGGAAGACGGTCCGTGAGCGGATGGCGCAGCCGGAGCAGCCGGACGACATGCTCGGCCTGCTCATCAACGCGCGCGACGAGAAGGACGAGCGGATGACGGAGCGGGAGGTGCGTGACGAGTTCATGGACCTCTTCTACGGCGGGCACGTCTCCACGGGGCTGGCCCTCTGCTGGATGTGGTACCGCCTGGACGCCCATCCCGAGGTGTTCACGCGCATGGCGGAGTCGGTCGAGCAGGCCCTGGGCGGGCGTGCTCCCACGGCAGCGGACGTGCCGTCCCTCGAATACGTGAATCAGGTCTTCAACGAGACCCTGCGGCACCATCCGCCCGCGCCCGGCGTGAGCCGGCTCGCCGTCAAGGCCGACACGATTGGCGACTTCGCTGTCCCGGAAGGGACGCTCGTCTGCATGAGCAACTACGTCATGCACCACAAGCCGGAGTTCTGGCGGAACCCGGAGGCCTTCGACCCCGAGCACTTCTCCGCGGAGCAGGTGCAGGCACGGCCCCGGTTCGTCTTCATGCCCTTTGGCGGCGGGCAGCGCGTGTGCATCGGGGCCATGCTCGCCTCGCTCATCGCCCAGGTCTCCACGGCGTTGATGCTCCAGCGCTACCGGCTGGAGCTCGTCCCGGGGACGAAGGTCGTTCCCAAGACGGGCGGCGCGCACTTCCCGCACAACCTGTGGATGAAGGTGCTGCCGGCGAAGCAGCCGGCGCTGCCCGAAGCCAGGGTGGCCTGAGCTCGGCGCACCCCGGTCGTGTTGCCGCCCCCGCCTACGCCGCGGGGGCCTCGTCATCCTCCTCGTCCTGGCGGGCCTTCGCGAGCAGCATCGCCAGCTGCTCCGCCAGCACCTGGACGTGGGGCGCGCGCAGCACGCTGTAGTGGTTGCCGGGCACCTCGCACAGCACCAGCCCTTCGCTGCTCAGGGCTCCCCAGCCGCGGTCGGGTGTCTCCGCCGGAGCCTCGCTGGCGCGCAGCATGGCGATGCGGCCGGCGAGCGGCGCGGGTGCGTAGTGCTTCATCGCGCGCAGGTTGCTGGCGAAGACGTCGAACAGGTTGCGCACCTGGGGCAGCCCCACCTCCGGGACGAGCAGGCCCGCCTGGCGGCCTTCTTCCAGCAGGTTTGCGAGCACCGCGTCGGGGCCCTGCTCCAGCACCGCCGCATCCGGCCGCCACGCCTCGCGCGCGGCGAGCTGGCCCTGGTCCCTGGCGAACTGCGCCACCACCTGACGCGGGTCGTCCACGTCGAGGCTCACCCGGTCCGCGGTGGCGGGGCTGGGGTCGATGAGTGCCAGCAGCTCCACGGCCTCGCCGCGGGCCTGGAGCTGGCGAGCCATCTCGAAGGCCACCAGCGCGCCCATGGACCAGCCGCCGAGCAGGTAGGGCCCGTGGGGTTGGACGGTGCGGAGGGCCTCGAGGTAGAGCGCCGCCATCTCCTCCACGGCGCCCAGCGGCGGCTGCTGCCCGGCCAGGCCCTGGGACTGGAGCCCGTAGAAGGGCTGGTCCGGTCCGAGCTGCCGCGCGAGCTCCGCGTAGCCCAGCACGTTGCCACCCACGGGGTGGACGCAGAAGAAGGGCCGGCGGGTGCCGCCACGCTGGATGGGGACCAGCGGCGAGGAGGGCGCCGGCACCTGCCGCCGCAGCAGCGTCGCGAGCTGCTCCACGGTGGGCGCCTGGAACAGTGCGGCCAGGGGAAGTTCGCGGCCGGTGCGCTCGCGGATGCGGGCCATGAGCTGCACGGCGAGCAGCGAGTGGCCACCCAGCTCGAAGAAGCTGCTCCTCACGCCGATGGGACGGATGCGCAGCAGCTCCTCCCAGAGGCCGGCCAGCTCCAGCTCGAGCGGGTCTCTCGGCGCCACGAAGCCTTCCGTGGACGCCAGCCCTCCTGCCTCCGGCGCGGGAAGCGCCTTGCGGTCGACCTTGCCGTTGGAAGTCAGGGGGAGGGTGTCGAGCGGCACGAGGACGCCGGGCACCATGTACTCGGGGAGGTGCTCCTTGAGGAAGGCGCGTAGCGCGGAGGCGTCAGCCGGGGCGGAAGAGGTAACGTAGGCCACGAGGCGCTGGTCGCCGGGCGAGTCCTCACGCACGAGGACGGCGGCCTCGCGCACGTCGGGGTGGCGAGCGAGGGTGGCTTCGATTTCGCCCAGCTCGATGCGGAAGCCGCGCAGCTTCACCTGGAAGTCGATGCGGCCGAGGTACTCCAGCGTGCCGTCCTCGAGCCACCGCACCTTGTCGCCGGTGCGGTACATGCGCGCGCCGGGGGCGGTGCTGAAGGGGTTCGCCAGGAACTTCTCGGCGGTGAGGTCGGGGCGCGCGAGGTAGCCGCGGGCGAGGCCTGCGCCAGAGAGGAACAGCTCACCGGGCACGCCCACGGGGACGGGCCGCAGGTGCGAGTCGAGCACGTAGGCCCGCACGTTGAGCAGGGGCCCGCCAATGGTGGGCCGGGAGGCGGGCGCCAGGGGGAAGGTGGTGGCGTCGACGGTGGCCTCGGTGGGGCCGTAGACGTTGAAGGTGCGGGTGCGCTCGGAGGCGGCGAGCACCTTCCAGGTGGCTTCGTCGAGCGCCTCACCGCCGGGCACCAGCAGCTCCGGCGCGTGGGCGCCGTCCAGCAGGCCTTCCTGCAACAGCAGGCGCAGCAGCGAAGGCGTGCAGTCCAGCGCCTGGAGGCGGTGGCGGGCCACCCAGCCGACAAGGGCCCGCGGGTCCTGGCGCAGGGCGTCCGGGACGATGAAGAGGCAGTGGCCGTCGAGGAGCTGGACGAGCTGCTGGACGGACGCGTCGAAGGCCAGGGGCGCGTTGAGGCTGACGCGGGCGCCGGCAGCCAGGCCCGCGTAGACGCTGGCGCGCAGCGCGCGGTGCAGGTTGAGCACCGAGCGGTGCTCAATCATCACGCCCTTGGGCAGACCGGTGGAGCCGGAGGTGTAGATGACGTAGGCGAGGGCCTCGGGGGAGGTGGCCAGCGCGGGGTTGTGTGAGGGCAGCGAGGCCAGCAGCGGGGCCTGCGAGTCCAGGCACAGCAGGAGGGTGTCGTCAGGGCGCCAGGAGGCGTCGAGGTGCTGCTGGGAGAGCAGCACGGGCGAAGCGCAGTCCTTCATGGCGAAGGCGCGGCGAGCGGCGGGCCAGGAGGGGTCCAGGGGGACGTAGGCGCCGCCGGCCTTCATGACGCCGAGCAGGGCCACCAGCATGTCGACGGAGCGCTCGAAGCAGAGGGCGACCCGGACATTGGGGCCCACGCCGAGCGAGCGCAGGTGGTGCGCGAGCTGGTTGGCGCGGGCGTTGAGCTGGGCGAAGGAGAGGACGGTGTCCTCGAAGCGCACGGAGGGCGCGTCGGGGGTGAGGGCGGCCTGCTGCTCGAAGGCGTGGTGGAAGCTGGACTCGACAGGCGCTTCGGACGCCGTGTCGTTCCAGGCGTGCAGCACCTGCTGACGCTCGGCGGAGGAGAGCAGCGACAGCTCGGCCAGAGGCGAGTCCGGGCGGGCGGCCACGGCCTCCAGCAGCTCACCCAGGTGGCGCACCATGCGGGAGGCGGTGGCGTGGGTGAAGAGGTCGGTGCTGAACTGGAGGCTGCCGCCGAAGCCTTCCGGCGACTCAGCCAGGTTGAGGGTTAGCTCGAACTTGGCCGCGGCGGTGTCCTCGGTCTCCAGCGGGCGCAGCGACAGGCCGGGCAGGGCGATGCTCTGCACGGGGGTGTTCTGGAGCGAGAAGAGCGCCTGGAACAGAGGTGAGCGACTCATGTCGCGCACCGGCTGCAGCTCCTCGACGAGCTTCTCGAACGGCACATCCTGGTGCTCGTAGGCACCCAGGGTGGTCTGCCGCACCTGCGCGA
This genomic interval carries:
- a CDS encoding cytochrome P450 codes for the protein MSQPVLSPPRSPPCPNRLSLLWAFLAEKGNRERFAWRVAQQYGDIVWLNLPKESLYLVSNPAYIKHFLVAQGEDNYHKQGFRPGIVAGEALSSTSNGAFWKRHRRMVQPAFQRARLLSSVPLIADAVRRVLDRHWEPLLRSGEPILMLREMSRLVLSVMSQLICSEDPSDEVSELVWRYLVPAIYPRPPHRLLMKRKYPDLLATAHKLDAFAWKTVRERMAQPEQPDDMLGLLINARDEKDERMTEREVRDEFMDLFYGGHVSTGLALCWMWYRLDAHPEVFTRMAESVEQALGGRAPTAADVPSLEYVNQVFNETLRHHPPAPGVSRLAVKADTIGDFAVPEGTLVCMSNYVMHHKPEFWRNPEAFDPEHFSAEQVQARPRFVFMPFGGGQRVCIGAMLASLIAQVSTALMLQRYRLELVPGTKVVPKTGGAHFPHNLWMKVLPAKQPALPEARVA